Proteins encoded within one genomic window of Ascaphus truei isolate aAscTru1 chromosome 8, aAscTru1.hap1, whole genome shotgun sequence:
- the LOC142501292 gene encoding uncharacterized protein LOC142501292 isoform X2 produces MLGTKKKFKKKTGKKAFPIEVKKESVPNDVRHASPPPIPGEKLLAVLQDWKSQSQNAIMLNAANSMEIKTAQQDSKELKLIFKCVDTNNTGFLHEGEVQSALELLGFVINNTGQERIKKWTDSNEGRLSFRVFKELVAEWHGETRDFYNELKKGFSMIDHGTKSNWTIDTEAAG; encoded by the exons ATGCTAGGAACCAAAAAGAAATTTAAGAAAAAGACTGGCAAAAAAGCATTCCCCATTGAGGTAAAGAAAGAGTCTGTGCCCAATGATGTACGAcatgcttctccaccaccaataccgggagaaaag TTATTGGCAGTTCTTCAGGACTGGAAATCTCAATCTCAGAATGCAATCATGTTAAATGCTGCCAATTCCATGGAAATTAAGACTGCACAACAAGACTCCAAAGAGTTAAAGCTCATCTTCAAATGTGTTGATACAAATAATACGGG ATTTCTGCATGAAGGTGAAGTACAGAGTGCTCTAGAATTgcttggctttgttatcaacaaTACAGGACAAGAACGCATAAAGAAGTGGACTGATTCAAATGAAGG GAGACTCAGCTTCAGAGTGTTTAAGGAGCTAGTTGCAGAATGGCATGGTGAAACCAGAGACTTCTACAACGAACTCAAGAAAGGATTTTCCATGATTGACCATG ggactaaaagtaattggacaattgacacagaagcagccggatga
- the LOC142501292 gene encoding uncharacterized protein LOC142501292 isoform X1, protein MLGTKKKFKKKTGKKAFPIEVKKESVPNDVRHASPPPIPGEKLLAVLQDWKSQSQNAIMLNAANSMEIKTAQQDSKELKLIFKCVDTNNTGFLHEGEVQSALELLGFVINNTGQERIKKWTDSNEGRLSFRVFKELVAEWHGETRDFYNELKKGFSMIDHDKDGRITVDDLREASKLAGISFSRQELEAMVEEADQNGDHAVDISEFIEIMLKTNLF, encoded by the exons ATGCTAGGAACCAAAAAGAAATTTAAGAAAAAGACTGGCAAAAAAGCATTCCCCATTGAGGTAAAGAAAGAGTCTGTGCCCAATGATGTACGAcatgcttctccaccaccaataccgggagaaaag TTATTGGCAGTTCTTCAGGACTGGAAATCTCAATCTCAGAATGCAATCATGTTAAATGCTGCCAATTCCATGGAAATTAAGACTGCACAACAAGACTCCAAAGAGTTAAAGCTCATCTTCAAATGTGTTGATACAAATAATACGGG ATTTCTGCATGAAGGTGAAGTACAGAGTGCTCTAGAATTgcttggctttgttatcaacaaTACAGGACAAGAACGCATAAAGAAGTGGACTGATTCAAATGAAGG GAGACTCAGCTTCAGAGTGTTTAAGGAGCTAGTTGCAGAATGGCATGGTGAAACCAGAGACTTCTACAACGAACTCAAGAAAGGATTTTCCATGATTGACCATG ACAAAGATGGAAGAATAACCGTTGATGATTTACGAGAGGCCTCCAAGTTGGCAGGAATTAGTTTCTCACGTCAAGAGCTAGAAGCGATGGTAGAAGAAGCTGATCAGAATGGAGATCATGCAGTGGACATTAGTGAATTCATTGAGATCATGTTAAAAACAAATCTGTTTTAG